From a single Tachypleus tridentatus isolate NWPU-2018 chromosome 6, ASM421037v1, whole genome shotgun sequence genomic region:
- the LOC143254124 gene encoding uncharacterized protein LOC143254124, whose amino-acid sequence MITYLFFSSSVYHGNRYHIHIQLFEDTQITVRINTCSVISVYLSFFKNRKLHKTKSTKTSNIKKTSSFGHQKRFDLYWISLYFQPKPDKFFPEDLFTDMPKLKSLDISINQISVLPEQTFKPVFTSLDRLIVIGLPFTCVCRLSWIIPQWKEKSH is encoded by the exons ATGATAACTTATCTTTTCTTCAGCAGCTCAGTTTACCATGGTAACAGATATCACATCCACATCCAGCTGTTTGAAGATACACAGATAACAGTGAGAATCAACACGTGTTCTGTTATCAGTGTTTACCTGAGTTTCTTTAAAAACCGAAAACTTCATAAAACAAAGAGCACGAAAACaagtaacataaagaaaacaagttcGTTTGGACATCAGAAACGTTTTGATTTATATTggataagtttatattttcag cCGAAACCAGATAAGTTTTTTCCGGAAGATCTGTTTACAGATATGCCCAAACTGAAATCGCTCGACATCTCCATCAATCAAATATCTGTGCTACCCGAACAAACTTTCAAACCAGTCTTCACGTCACTAGATAGACTTATTGTAATTG GTTTACCCTTCACATGTGTCTGTCGTCTATCCTGGATTATACCTCAATGGAAAGAGAAAAGTCATTGA
- the LOC143254122 gene encoding uncharacterized protein LOC143254122, whose translation MSEFNELSPGFYGGFSRSNMNSLVVSLAGLKTVAEIPTGQFSSLVNVNFGRNSLREIKRSNFPRPAPELENIDLNRNEISYLPDDLFTNMFKLKRLDISINQISVLAEETFKPIFTSLDRLIVLRLSLTCDCRLAWILPYWREKVIDASGMVWPVTCKEPPNLAGRRVRDLQVQDLTCKVKL comes from the exons ATGTCCGAATTTAACGAGTTAAGTCCTGGGTTTTATGGAGGGTTTTCACGTTCTAACATGAACTCACTAGTTGTTTCACTTGCTGGTCTGAAGACAGTGGCTGAAATACCTACGGGTCAGTTTTCGTCTTTGGTGAACGTCAACTTTGGAAGAAactccttaagagaaataaaacgtTCGAACTTTCCAAGACCAGCACCAGAACTAGAGAATATAGATTTGAA CCGAAACGAAATAAGTTATCTTCCAGACGATCTGTTCACGAATATGTTTAAGCTCAAAAGACTGGATATTTCTATCAATCAGATATCTGTGTTAGCCGAAGAAACCTTCAAACCAATATTTACTTCGCTTGATAGACTTATTGTACTTA ggTTATCGCTGACCTGTGACTGTCGTCTGGCTTGGATATTACCTTATTGGAGAGAAAAAGTCATAGATGCCAGTGGAATGGTCTGGCCTGTCACGTGTAAAGAACCTCCTAACCTTGCTGGGAGGCGAGTCCGTGACCTGCAAGTGCAAGACTTGACTTGTAAGGTTAAACTCTAA